A single region of the Brachypodium distachyon strain Bd21 chromosome 3, Brachypodium_distachyon_v3.0, whole genome shotgun sequence genome encodes:
- the LOC100830225 gene encoding uncharacterized protein LOC100830225, protein MLLLHRPPRLLLLCRQRLSLHFPVAAFARPGRRPTALRAEPEPQSPPPASAAASPDTTDDGGEEGPVELRAPTLFSVDDNPTSLQVATSVLLTGAISVFLFRSLRRRARRAKELRVRSGGLEKPKNLSEEALEALRMVSTSPVETEKPPSPVQALLGGIAAGVIALFLYKFATTIEASLNRQTISDNFSVRQITVTIRTIINGICYLATFVFGINAVGLILYSLQLTFNSIMDDDDSSSSPVEKISEQSNTIASSSSSTGSTSDTESDKSDLQQISDKSKNSTE, encoded by the exons ATGCTGCTACTCCATCGCCCCccacgcctcctcctcctctgccgccaACGGCTCTCGCTTCACTTCCCCGTCGCCGCTTTCGcccgccccggccgccgccctacCGCCCTCCGTGCGGAGCCGGAACCAcaatcgccgccgcccgcttccgcggctgcgtccccggacaCCACCGACGACGGCGGGGAAGAAGGCCCCGTGGAGCTCCGCGCCCCGACGCTCTTCTCCGTCGATGACAACCCGACCTCGCTGCAGGTCGCCACCAGCGTCCTCCTCACGGGCGCCATCTCCGTATTCCTCTTccgctccctccgccgccgcgcccgccgcgccaaGGAGCTC AGGGTGCGGTCCGGCGGGTTGGAGAAGCCCAAGAACCTGAGCGAGGAGGCCCTGGAGGCATTGAGGATGGTGAGCACCTCGCCGGTGGAGACCGAGAAGCCGCCTTCGCCCGTGCAGGCGCTTCTGGGCGGGATCGCCGCGGGGGTCATCGCGCTCTTCCTCTATAAGTTCGCCACCACCATCGAGGCTTCGCTCAACCGGCAGACCATCTCCGACAATTTCTCG GTTCGTCAGATAACAGTAACGATAAG AACGATTATAAATGGAATTTGCTACCTAGCAACTTTTGTGTTTGGAATCAACGCGGTGGGATTGATACTGTATTCCCTACAGCTTACCTTTAATTCTATCATGGACGATGATGACTCCAGTAGCTCCCCTGTGGAGAAAATCAGTGAGCAGTCCAACACAATTGCTTCATCTAGTAGCTCGACTGGTTCAACAAGTGACACGGAATCAGACAAGAGTGACTTGCAACAGATCTCGGACAAGAGTAAAAACTCAACGGAGTAG
- the LOC100830531 gene encoding myosin-4 codes for MMQMLGLRGSASKERDRSHRGDALPASPSAATPGSPWTPSSASSPRSPFAGGGGGGRPLRLVYCDERGKFRMDPEALSVLQLVKGPVGVVSVCGRARQGKSFILNQLLGRSSGFQVASTHRPCTKGLWMWSSPIKRTALDGTEYSLLLLDTEGIDAYDQTGTYSIQIFSLAVLLSSMFIYNQMGGIDEAALDRLSLVTEMTKHIRVRANGGRSTASELGQFSPIFTWLLRDFYLDLVENDRKITPRDYLEIALKPLEGRGKDLSSKNEIRESIRALFPDRECFTLVRPLNNENELQRLDQIPLEKLRPEFQSGLDELTKFIFARTRPKQVAGTVMTGPVLAGVTQSFLDAINNGAVPTISSSWQSVEEAECHRAYDLAVEVYMSSFNRSKLAEEDALRDAHDTALRKALDAYNTAAVGTGTSRIQYEKVLNNFCRKTFQDYKRNAFLEADKQCSDAVHNMEKKLRAACSAPGAKVACMIQVLETLLREYESSCSGPGKWRILAAFLRQCLEGPILDLCLKLINEAESERTSFARRCHSNEDQLELLKKQLEANEAHKSEYLKRYEAAISEKQRVSDDLSGHLANLRTKCSTLEERCLSISKELDLVRHECSDWRAKYDQSVSQNKSEQGRFVAQLASLESRYSSAEGKLEAAREQAASAQDEAAEWRRKYESAAAQAKTALERLASVQEQINKIAQERESAIRAEFAAHLEEKDEEMKRIIARIRHAESEESVLVERLQAAESRTKSQSKETVVLKNEIKELTSKLEFLRDRALSYEKQARMLEQEKNHLQEKFLSECKKYDEIEERYKAAEKDAIKATELAKVAQTESIAAQKEKDETQCLSIEKLAVIERIQRQVDRLEQEKVKLVDEVQRMRKSETDALSKVALLESRVDEREKEIDDLLSRSNEQRSSTVHVLESLLANERAAKAEANKRAEALSLQLQSTQSKLDVLHQELTSIRIVETGLDSKLRSTTYGKRMRQNEVGTESVQDMDIDQPERSRKRSKSNTSLLKHLQTEGGGSVHMGEDSVSVSTDTRDCTPEGYKKFTIPKLKDELTKHGFGAQLLELRSPNKKDILALYKKHVLGQ; via the exons ATGATGCAGATGCTGGGGCTCCGTGGCTCCGCGTCCAAGGAGCGGGACCGGAGCCACCGTGGTGACGCTTTGCCGGCGTCGCCATCAGCTGCGACCCCGGGATCGCCGTGGACACCGTcgtccgcctcctcgccgcggtCGCCTTTCGcgggcggagggggagggggccgGCCGCTGCGGTTGGTGTACTGCGATGAGCGGGGCAAGTTCCGGATGGACCCGGAGGCGTTGTCGGTGCTACAGCTTGTCAAGGGTCCTGTCGGGGTCGTCTCCGTCTGTGGCCGCGCGCGCCAGGGCAAGAGCTTCATCCTTAACCAG CTTCTAGGAAGGAGCAGTGGCTTTCAAGTAGCAAGTACACATCGTCCCTGCACCAAGGGCCTTTGGATGTGGAGTTCGCCGATAAAAAGAACTGCACTTGATGGAACTGAATATAGTCTTCTATTACTTGACACCGAGGGCATTGATGCCTATGATCAAACA GGCACTTACAGCATACAGATATTCTCCCTGGCAGTCCTACTTTCGAGTATGTTTATATATAATCAG ATGGGTGGTATAGATGAGGCTGCTCTTGATCGCCTTTCACTTGTTACTGAAATGACCAAACATATCAGAGTAAGGGCAAATGGTGGGAGGTCTACTGCATCTGAGCTTGGGCAGTTTTCACCCATCTTCACCTGGCTACTGAGG GATTTCTATCTTGATTTAGTTGAAAACGATAGGAAGATAACTCCACGAGATTACCTTGAAATTGCTCTGAAGCCTCTTGAAGGCAGAGGGAAAGATTTATCTTCAAAGAATGAG ATCCGTGAGTCCATTCGTGCCCTTTTTCCTGATAGAGAATGTTTCACGCTAGTGCGCCCATTGAACAACGAGAACGAACTTCAACGGCTTGATCAAATCCCT CTAGAGAAATTGCGTCCAGAATTTCAATCAGGACTGGATGAGTTAACAAAGTTTATATTTGCGAGGACAAGGCCTAAGCAGGTTGCTGGTACAGTCATGACAGGACCTGTACTAGCTGGTGTTACACAGTCTTTTCTGGATGCAATTAACAATGGAGCTGTACCTACTATATCATCCTCTTGGCAG AGTGTTGAAGAAGCAGAATGTCACAGGGCATATGATTTGGCTGTTGAGGTCTACATGTCATCTTTCAACCGCAGTAAGCTAGCTGAAGAA GATGCTTTAAGGGATGCACATGACACTGCATTAAGGAAAGCACTCGATGCTTACAATACTGCAGCCGTTGGAACTGGTACTTCACGAATACAGTACGAGAAAGTTCTCAACAACTTCTGCAGAAAAACATTTCAG GACTACAAGAGGAATGCTTTTCTAGAGGCCGACAAGCAGTGCTCAGATGCAGTACACAACATGGAGAAGAAACTCCGAGCAGCATGTTCTGCTCCCGGAGCCAAAGTTGCTTGTATGATACAG GTTCTGGAAACTTTACTAAGGGAATATGAATCTTCTTGTTCTGGCCCAGGCAAATGGAGAATACTTGCAGCCTTTTTAAGACAGTG TTTGGAAGGGCCTATATTGGATCTGTGTTTGAAGTTAATAAATGAAGCTGAATCAGAGAGGACTTCCTTTGCACGAAGGTGTCATTCAAACGAGGACCAACTGGAACTTCTAAAGAAGCAACTTGAAGCAAATGAGGCCCACAAATCTGAATATCTAAAACGGTATGAAGCTGCTATAAGTGAAAAACAAAGAGTTTCTGATGATCTTAGTGGTCATCTTGCAAACTTGAGGACCAAGTGTAGCACATTAGAGGAACGATGCTTGAGTATATCTAAGGAACTTGACCTTGTACGACATGAATGCTCTGATTGGAGAGCAAAGTATGACCAATCTGTTTCTCAGAATAAATCTGAACAAGGCAGATTCGTTGCTCAACTAGCATCTCTTGAGTCTAGATATAGCTCTGCGGAGGGTAAGTTGGAAGCAGCTCGTGAACAAGCAGCTTCTGCTCAAGACGAGGCTGCCGAATGGAGGCGTAAATATGAATCAGCTGCTGCGCAAGCCAAAACTGCACTGGAGAGATTAGCATCAGTGCAagaacaaattaacaaaattGCACAAGAAAGGGAAAGTGCTATAAGGGCTGAATTTGCTGCACATTTGGAGGAAAAg GATGAGGAAATGAAGAGAATAATAGCAAGGATTAGACACGCAGAGAGTGAAGAAAGTGTGTTGGTCGAGCGCTTGCAG GCAGCGGAATCCAGGACAAAAAGCCAAAGCAAGGAAACTGTAGTCCTGAAGAATGAAATTAAAGAGCTAACAAGCAAATTAGAATTTCTAAGAGATAGGGCGTTGTCATATGAAAAGCAAGCTAGAATGCTTGAACAAGAAAAGAACCATCTTCAAGAAAAATTCTTATCTGAATGCAAGAAATATGATGAGATAGAAGAAAGATATAAAGCTGCAGAAAAGGATGCAATTAAAGCTACCGAGTTGGCTAAGGTAGCTCAAACCGAGTCCATTGCAGCTCAGAAAGAAAAGGATGAAACACAGTGTCTATCAATTGAAAAATTAGCAGTGATTGAAAGAATTCAAAGGCAAGTTGATAGGCTGGAGCAGGAGAAAGTAAAACTAGTAGATGAAGTGCAGAGGATGCGTAAATCCGAAACAGATGCCTTGTCAAAGGTTGCCTTACTTGAGAGTAGAGTtgatgagagagagaaagaaattgATGATTTGTTGAGTCGAAGCAATGAACAGAGATCCAGTACTGTGCATGTCCTTGAGAGTCTTTTGGCAAATGAACGTGCTGCTAAGGCTGAAGCGAATAAGCGTGCAGAGGCCTTATCTCTACAGCTACAATCTACGCAAAGTAAATTAGATGTACTCCACCAGGAGTTGACATCAATTCGTATTGTTGAAACTGGTCTCGATAGCAAGCTCCGAAGCACTACGTATGGAAAAAGGATGAGACAGAATGAAGTAGGCACTGAGTCCGTCCAAGATATGGACATCGATCAACCGGAGAGGAGCAGAAAGAGATCCAAAAGCAACACAAGCCTGTTAAAGCATCTCCAGACTGAAGGCGGTGGTTCTGTTCATATGGGAGAAGATAGTGTTTCAGTTAGCACAGACACAAGAGATTGCACTCCGGAAGGTTATAAAAAGTTCACCATTCCAAAGTTAAAGGATGAGCTCACTAAACATGGATTTGGGGCGCAGTTACTAGAGCTAAGGAGTCCTAACAAGAAGGATATACTTGCGCTTTATAAGAAGCATGTCCTAGGCCAGTAA